One window of the Pseudofrankia sp. DC12 genome contains the following:
- a CDS encoding Tn3 family transposase: MPVEFLTDDEAAAYGRYARVPSRADLDRVFFLDDDDRALVERHRGEHMRLGFSLQLVTVRWVGMFLEDPLDVPTAVLDFMAEQLGVADPSCVMKYTARAKTKFDHQWEIRRERGLKEFTTAEEELRAWVAARSWTSSDGPKAIFTDAAGWLRERDVLLPGLTTLTRLVAEVRDETNRRLWGVLEGLLTVGQRYVLDQLLEVPAGSRVSDLERWRKGPVPRGSGPAMIKALEQVAEVAGLGLAGLGAEGLVPPRRLAELARYGMSADASQIRRHGDGRRLATLLATVQYLEAKAVDDALELLDLLMTTELLNKAQSAADKETVRRHPKLARASARLAVAVAALFDSESWGGPDDEPRVAQVWEAIEAVVSRTELRAALVLVNDTVPPADADPDDWRAALAGRYTTVSAFLKMLPKVIEFGANAEGTAVLSAMRALPAVLAFRSRLPAPLVPARVIEPSVVNGPWKRLVFGQPAYEDGAVNRHAYTFCVLEQFYRHLKRRDIYADASTRWRNPQAQLLEGPAWDAVRGEVLTTLGLPDSPDALLAGHGQTLDGAYREVGGRLAGNAEVRVDDAGRIHLTGVKAVEEPPSLVDLRARTTAMLPRVELPEVILEVMAWEPSLAAAFTAVSGGRSRLEDLPTSIAACLAAHSLNVGYRPIAKKGIPALERSRLSHVFQNYFRPETLAPANAPLVGRQGGLDLARAWGGGLVAAVDGMRFVVPVPAAFARPNRKFFGSKRGMTWLNAMNDQGIGRGAKVVSGTVRDSLHMIDVIFGLDGGELPEIVVTDTGSYSDVIFGLLELLGISYRPALADLPDQKGWRISADADYGPLNTFARGKIDLERIRRNWEDILRVVASIYTGTVRAYDVVTMLQRDGHPTALGEAIAAYGRIFKSLHILAYIDTDETYRRDIKHIRNLQEGRHALARKICHGRKGELYHRYERGLENQLGALGLVLNCVVLWTTVYLDAAVHQLRAQGYPVREEDMARLSPFVNRHLEVHGTYSFVLPDLPPGTIRELRDPDAPDDDEGDA; encoded by the coding sequence ATGCCGGTTGAGTTCCTGACGGATGACGAGGCGGCGGCGTACGGCCGGTACGCGAGAGTGCCCTCGCGGGCTGACCTGGATCGCGTGTTCTTCCTTGACGACGACGATCGGGCGCTGGTCGAGCGTCACCGCGGCGAACACATGAGGCTCGGGTTCAGCCTCCAACTAGTCACGGTCCGCTGGGTGGGGATGTTCCTGGAGGACCCTCTCGACGTTCCGACCGCGGTGCTGGACTTCATGGCCGAGCAACTCGGCGTCGCCGATCCCTCGTGCGTCATGAAGTACACCGCGCGCGCCAAGACCAAGTTCGACCATCAGTGGGAGATCAGGCGCGAACGCGGGCTGAAGGAGTTCACCACCGCTGAGGAGGAACTGCGGGCCTGGGTCGCGGCCCGGTCGTGGACATCGAGCGACGGCCCGAAGGCGATCTTCACCGATGCGGCGGGCTGGCTGCGGGAACGGGATGTCCTGTTGCCGGGTCTGACAACGCTGACCCGACTGGTCGCGGAGGTCCGCGACGAGACGAACCGTCGGCTGTGGGGCGTGTTGGAAGGGCTGCTGACGGTCGGCCAGCGGTATGTGCTGGACCAGTTGCTGGAGGTGCCGGCGGGGTCGCGGGTGTCGGACCTGGAGCGCTGGCGCAAGGGCCCAGTACCGCGCGGGTCCGGCCCGGCGATGATCAAAGCGCTTGAACAGGTCGCCGAGGTGGCGGGGCTGGGCCTGGCCGGTCTCGGCGCTGAGGGCCTGGTGCCGCCGCGCCGCCTCGCGGAGCTGGCCCGGTACGGGATGAGCGCGGACGCCTCACAGATCCGCCGGCATGGCGACGGCCGGCGGCTGGCGACGCTGCTGGCGACTGTCCAGTACCTGGAGGCCAAGGCGGTCGACGACGCCCTGGAACTGCTGGACCTGCTGATGACCACCGAGCTGTTGAACAAGGCACAGAGCGCGGCGGACAAGGAGACGGTCCGCCGGCATCCGAAGCTGGCGAGGGCCTCCGCCCGGCTGGCGGTGGCGGTGGCCGCGCTGTTCGACTCCGAGTCCTGGGGCGGCCCGGACGACGAGCCGCGGGTGGCACAGGTGTGGGAGGCGATCGAGGCGGTCGTATCCCGCACGGAGTTGCGGGCCGCGCTGGTGCTGGTGAACGACACCGTGCCACCAGCCGACGCCGACCCCGACGACTGGCGGGCCGCGCTCGCCGGCCGGTACACCACGGTCTCGGCATTCCTGAAGATGCTGCCCAAGGTGATCGAGTTCGGTGCCAACGCCGAGGGCACCGCGGTGCTCTCCGCGATGCGCGCGCTGCCGGCCGTGCTGGCCTTCCGCAGCCGGCTGCCCGCGCCGCTGGTCCCGGCGCGGGTCATCGAGCCGTCCGTGGTGAACGGCCCGTGGAAACGCCTGGTGTTCGGCCAGCCCGCGTATGAGGACGGGGCGGTGAACCGACACGCCTACACGTTCTGCGTGCTCGAGCAGTTCTACCGGCACCTCAAGCGCCGCGACATCTACGCCGACGCTTCCACGAGGTGGCGTAACCCCCAGGCCCAGCTCCTGGAGGGCCCGGCCTGGGACGCGGTCCGCGGGGAGGTGCTGACCACGCTCGGCTTGCCCGACAGCCCCGACGCCCTCTTGGCGGGCCACGGCCAGACCCTGGATGGGGCCTACCGGGAGGTGGGCGGGCGGCTGGCCGGCAACGCCGAGGTCCGCGTCGACGACGCGGGCAGGATCCACCTGACCGGGGTGAAGGCCGTCGAGGAGCCGCCGTCCCTGGTGGACCTGCGCGCCCGCACCACCGCGATGCTGCCGCGGGTTGAGCTGCCCGAGGTCATCCTGGAGGTGATGGCATGGGAGCCGTCGCTGGCCGCCGCGTTCACCGCCGTGTCCGGCGGCCGGTCCCGGCTGGAGGACCTGCCGACGTCGATCGCAGCCTGCCTGGCCGCGCATTCCCTGAACGTCGGGTACCGGCCGATCGCCAAGAAGGGCATCCCCGCGCTCGAGCGCTCGCGGCTGTCGCACGTGTTCCAGAACTACTTCCGCCCCGAGACCCTTGCCCCGGCGAATGCTCCCCTCGTCGGCCGGCAGGGCGGCCTGGACCTGGCGCGGGCCTGGGGCGGCGGCTTGGTCGCGGCGGTCGACGGGATGCGGTTCGTCGTCCCGGTCCCGGCCGCCTTCGCCCGCCCGAACCGCAAGTTCTTCGGATCCAAACGCGGCATGACCTGGCTCAACGCGATGAACGACCAGGGCATCGGACGCGGCGCGAAGGTCGTGTCCGGAACAGTCCGCGACTCCCTGCACATGATCGATGTGATCTTCGGCCTGGACGGAGGAGAACTCCCCGAGATCGTCGTGACCGACACCGGCTCCTACTCCGATGTCATCTTCGGGCTGCTCGAACTGCTGGGCATCTCCTACCGGCCCGCGCTCGCCGACCTGCCCGATCAGAAGGGCTGGCGGATCAGCGCCGACGCCGACTACGGGCCGCTGAACACCTTCGCCCGCGGGAAGATCGACCTGGAGAGGATCCGCCGGAACTGGGAGGACATCCTGCGGGTGGTCGCCTCGATCTACACCGGCACGGTCCGCGCCTACGACGTGGTCACCATGCTGCAGCGCGACGGGCACCCGACCGCACTCGGCGAGGCGATCGCCGCCTACGGCCGGATCTTCAAGTCCCTGCACATCCTGGCCTACATCGACACCGACGAGACCTATCGGCGCGACATCAAGCACATCCGCAACCTGCAGGAAGGCCGCCACGCCCTCGCCCGCAAGATCTGCCACGGTCGCAAGGGCGAGCTGTACCACCGCTACGAACGCGGCCTGGAGAACCAGCTCGGCGCCCTCGGACTCGTCCTGAACTGCGTGGTCCTGTGGACCACTGTGTACCTCGACGCCGCCGTCCACCAGCTCAGGGCTCAGGGCTATCCGGTGCGCGAGGAGGACATGGCCAGGCTGTCGCCGTTCGTCAACCGGCACCTCGAAGTCCACGGCACCTACAGCTTCGTCCTACCAGACCTCCCGCCCGGAACGATCCGCGAACTGCGCGACCCCGACGCGCCCGACGACGACGAAGGCGACGCGTGA
- a CDS encoding GNAT family N-acetyltransferase: protein MPADSEFCFALHRAAMGSYVEQIWGWDGAIQRVHHERTFDPERTQIIMVDGRDAGLLSVERRPAETYLGRIEIHPDYQGQGIGSRLIQDLLDEAVRRGHPVTLDVLAINQQAHALYRRLGFHDVARHGENNIKIRMSSARPREERTT from the coding sequence ATGCCCGCTGACAGCGAGTTCTGCTTCGCGCTGCACCGTGCCGCGATGGGCAGCTATGTCGAGCAGATCTGGGGCTGGGACGGCGCCATCCAACGCGTCCACCACGAGCGAACCTTCGACCCGGAGCGGACCCAGATCATCATGGTGGACGGCCGCGACGCCGGCCTGCTCAGCGTCGAACGCCGTCCGGCAGAGACCTACCTGGGCCGAATCGAGATCCACCCCGACTACCAGGGGCAGGGCATCGGCAGCCGCCTCATCCAGGACCTCCTCGACGAGGCCGTGCGCCGCGGCCACCCCGTCACCCTCGACGTCCTGGCCATCAACCAGCAAGCGCACGCCCTCTACCGGCGGCTCGGCTTCCATGACGTCGCCCGGCACGGCGAGAACAACATCAAGATCAGAATGAGTTCCGCCCGACCCCGAGAAGAGCGGACGACGTAA
- a CDS encoding NUDIX hydrolase, with amino-acid sequence MSDGDLAPLAADDDGNLLVAFHEVGEDADLRDAPLPASLVVLWSDDGRLLLVFDRRRQCWELPGGMIDPGETPREAAVRELREEAGYQVDDLLFAGFARFTLGPERRSEYAAVYAGRPAAGSPFIPNEEIAAVTWWDGTAPLGGRVQPLDVCLGQLARAGLDRGGDVGRGRP; translated from the coding sequence GTGAGCGATGGCGATCTGGCCCCCCTTGCCGCGGACGACGACGGGAACCTCCTGGTGGCGTTCCACGAGGTCGGCGAGGACGCCGACCTGCGCGACGCCCCGCTGCCGGCGTCTTTGGTCGTGCTTTGGAGCGACGATGGCCGCCTGCTGCTGGTGTTCGACCGCCGTCGGCAGTGCTGGGAGCTGCCCGGCGGGATGATCGACCCGGGCGAGACACCGCGGGAGGCGGCGGTGCGCGAGCTGCGCGAGGAGGCCGGCTACCAGGTAGACGACCTGCTCTTCGCCGGCTTCGCGCGGTTCACCCTGGGCCCCGAGCGGCGTTCCGAGTACGCGGCGGTCTACGCCGGACGCCCCGCCGCGGGCAGCCCTTTCATCCCCAACGAGGAGATAGCCGCGGTCACCTGGTGGGACGGCACTGCGCCGCTCGGGGGTCGCGTGCAGCCGCTTGATGTGTGCCTGGGGCAGCTGGCGCGGGCAGGCCTGGACCGAGGCGGAGATGTTGGGCGCGGCCGGCCCTAG
- a CDS encoding methyltransferase domain-containing protein: MADEAGGHVPVNRRQWDEHLSAWFDRYAHRRWAAGEPFWGMWCVPQSRLPVLPADVAGASTVELGCGSAYVSAWLAGRGAHPVGVDFSARQLATARHLRDEFELRFPLVHGDAEQVPLADACADLVINEYGAAVWCDPYRWIPEAARLLRPGGRLVFLTHSPLARLCMPEAGPATDRLVQSLFGLHQLVRRGGSGREYRQFALPHGESIRLMAACGLVVEDLIEVQVPPDAATNNNDFPEFPPEWVQRWPAEEVWFARRR, from the coding sequence ATGGCGGATGAGGCGGGCGGTCACGTACCGGTCAACCGGCGGCAGTGGGACGAGCACCTGTCGGCCTGGTTCGACCGGTACGCGCATCGTCGTTGGGCCGCGGGCGAACCGTTCTGGGGCATGTGGTGCGTCCCTCAATCCCGGCTGCCGGTCCTGCCGGCGGACGTGGCTGGTGCCTCAACGGTCGAGCTGGGCTGCGGTAGCGCCTACGTGTCGGCGTGGCTGGCCGGTCGGGGCGCGCACCCGGTCGGTGTTGATTTCTCGGCCCGGCAGCTGGCCACCGCACGCCATCTGCGGGACGAGTTCGAGCTGCGCTTTCCGCTGGTCCACGGGGACGCCGAGCAGGTGCCGCTGGCTGACGCCTGCGCAGACCTGGTGATCAACGAGTACGGCGCGGCCGTCTGGTGCGATCCCTACCGGTGGATCCCGGAGGCGGCCCGGCTGCTGCGCCCTGGCGGCCGGCTGGTGTTCCTGACCCACTCTCCCCTGGCCCGCCTGTGCATGCCGGAGGCCGGACCGGCCACCGATCGCCTGGTACAGAGCCTGTTCGGACTGCACCAGCTGGTACGCCGCGGCGGCTCGGGCCGGGAGTACCGGCAGTTCGCGCTGCCGCACGGGGAGTCGATCCGGCTCATGGCCGCGTGCGGTCTAGTCGTGGAGGACCTGATCGAGGTTCAGGTGCCGCCGGACGCGGCCACCAACAACAACGACTTTCCGGAGTTCCCACCCGAGTGGGTCCAGCGTTGGCCCGCCGAGGAGGTCTGGTTCGCCCGGCGCCGCTGA
- a CDS encoding methylenetetrahydrofolate reductase gives MQESTAGHERPVRGFELICEIEPPTRPDLTHARHQIGVLSPVTDAFLIPDNHIGRATVSSIAVAHEVATMGGRSIACVNSRDRNLLGFRRDLLTAAAYGVEEFLFVHGDKPTAGNRTSDLTVRAMIDEARAASEDLVFADRPAFRVGAAAGLRPLPTWKRAADFLFVQVSYSVDALLRWRDAHPVELPVYAGVMVLASAGMARRLAAAIPDIDIPEDLVQAVERDQAAGVEAACAQVLRLRDSGAFAGVHLVPVSRYRQVATRLEDLL, from the coding sequence ATGCAGGAATCCACGGCGGGTCACGAACGTCCGGTGCGCGGCTTCGAGCTGATCTGCGAGATCGAGCCGCCGACCCGGCCGGACCTGACCCACGCCCGCCACCAGATCGGCGTCCTGAGCCCCGTCACCGACGCGTTCCTGATCCCCGACAACCACATCGGACGCGCGACGGTGTCGAGCATCGCCGTCGCCCACGAGGTGGCGACGATGGGGGGACGCAGCATCGCCTGCGTGAACTCCCGCGACCGTAACCTGCTCGGCTTCCGCCGCGACCTGCTCACCGCCGCGGCCTATGGCGTCGAGGAGTTCCTGTTCGTCCACGGCGACAAACCCACCGCCGGGAACCGGACCAGCGACCTGACCGTCCGCGCGATGATCGACGAGGCCCGCGCGGCCAGCGAGGACCTGGTCTTCGCGGACAGGCCGGCGTTCCGGGTCGGCGCCGCGGCCGGCCTACGTCCACTGCCCACCTGGAAACGAGCGGCCGACTTCCTGTTCGTACAGGTCAGCTACTCGGTGGACGCCCTGCTGCGCTGGCGCGACGCCCATCCGGTCGAACTGCCGGTCTACGCCGGCGTCATGGTCCTCGCGAGCGCCGGGATGGCCCGCCGTCTCGCCGCGGCCATCCCCGACATCGACATCCCCGAGGACCTCGTCCAGGCAGTCGAACGCGACCAGGCGGCCGGGGTCGAAGCGGCCTGCGCCCAGGTGCTACGGCTGCGCGACAGCGGCGCCTTCGCTGGTGTGCACCTCGTCCCGGTCAGCCGCTACCGCCAGGTCGCCACCCGACTCGAGGACCTTCTCTGA
- a CDS encoding Tn3 family transposase: MNGHVAGSLHSGTIKASEVLRVLAPGGKPTPTGKAIMEIGRLDRSAYLSTYFADELLRRRVNTQLNRQESRHNLARKIFHGQKGELRQSYREGQEDQLGALGLILNIVVLWNTVYFQQIIDEMRAEGIHVRDEDIARLSPLKFAHINFHGRYSFALPAEVAGGQLRSTRKPAEATALG; the protein is encoded by the coding sequence GTGAATGGACACGTCGCGGGCTCCCTGCACTCCGGCACGATCAAGGCCTCCGAGGTCTTGCGCGTGCTGGCACCCGGCGGCAAGCCCACCCCCACCGGCAAGGCAATCATGGAGATCGGCCGTCTCGACCGCAGCGCCTACCTGTCCACCTACTTCGCCGACGAACTGCTACGGCGGCGCGTGAACACCCAGCTCAACCGGCAGGAGTCCCGCCACAACCTCGCCCGCAAGATCTTCCACGGGCAGAAGGGCGAGCTACGGCAGTCCTACCGCGAGGGACAGGAAGACCAGCTCGGGGCACTGGGACTGATCCTCAACATCGTCGTCCTGTGGAACACGGTCTACTTCCAGCAGATCATCGACGAGATGCGAGCCGAGGGCATCCACGTCCGCGACGAGGACATCGCCCGCCTCTCGCCGCTGAAGTTCGCCCACATCAACTTCCACGGCCGGTACAGCTTCGCGCTGCCCGCCGAGGTCGCCGGAGGCCAGCTCCGATCCACCCGCAAGCCCGCCGAGGCCACAGCCCTGGGCTAG
- a CDS encoding Tn3 family transposase encodes MFDLVVGDLVRTSGFRAGRERLRTLKDLDGAALVLRRAWLAIGQIAADPAGDLRQALSELDVAAVDAAAATICQLAREPDDNFLTELLDRHATIRRFLPRLLAVIGFDANNRQGRQTLEALEFLAGLPRRRSRTPIPPDSVPADVLTAAWHRRVFPTDGDKAGTVDTRAYTVATVERLREALRRHEVFVPGLRKWGDPTAGLLTGDAWEKERPRICADLGLNPEPGVDVQRWAGRLDTAYRRLADGLASNPSIRIEQRDGRDRLVLTGLDKLDEPASLAALRADVDARIPVVDLPEALLEVHRWTGCLDHFTHVSDAPSRRDDMIVSVAAVLAAQAMNVGLAAVASDTVPALALDRLFWVEQNYIRAATLTAANAALVDYHMALPLVAAWGGGELASADGLRFVVPVRTLNAGPNPKYFGHGARGVTYYNFTSDQFTGFHGIVIPGTPKDWYYLLEGLLDQETSLRPVEVTSDTSGASEMGFGIFRLLGWQFSPRLADAGSATLHRVDPHAHYGPVNNLIRTRINTKIITDNWDDLLRVAGSLLTGAVRPAELFRYLAGGGTPTPIGRALIELGRLDRSAYLAGYYDDELLRRRVNTQLNRQESRHQLCRKICHGQKGELRQRYREGQEDQLGALGLLTNVCVLWNTVYTARALDQIRDEGKPTAVADVARLSPLGFDHLRMLGRYNFSLPDDIRAGRLRPLRSPSPTQ; translated from the coding sequence GTGTTCGACCTCGTCGTCGGCGACCTGGTCCGCACCTCCGGGTTCCGCGCCGGCCGGGAACGGCTGCGCACCCTCAAGGACCTCGACGGGGCAGCGCTGGTGCTGCGCCGGGCCTGGCTGGCCATCGGGCAGATCGCCGCCGACCCGGCCGGCGACCTGCGCCAGGCGCTCTCCGAGCTGGACGTCGCCGCCGTGGACGCGGCGGCCGCCACCATCTGCCAACTCGCCCGCGAACCCGACGACAACTTCCTGACCGAGCTGCTGGACCGCCACGCCACAATCCGCCGGTTCCTGCCCCGGCTGTTGGCCGTCATCGGCTTCGACGCCAACAACCGCCAGGGCCGCCAAACCCTCGAAGCGCTTGAGTTCCTCGCCGGCCTGCCCCGCCGGCGCAGCCGCACGCCCATCCCGCCGGACAGCGTGCCCGCCGACGTGCTGACCGCCGCCTGGCACCGGCGGGTCTTCCCGACCGACGGCGACAAGGCCGGGACGGTCGACACCCGCGCCTACACTGTCGCCACCGTCGAACGGCTCCGCGAGGCACTGCGCCGCCACGAGGTGTTCGTGCCCGGCCTGCGCAAGTGGGGCGACCCGACCGCCGGCCTGCTCACCGGCGACGCGTGGGAGAAGGAACGGCCGCGCATCTGCGCCGACCTCGGCCTGAACCCCGAACCCGGCGTCGACGTGCAACGGTGGGCCGGCCGGCTCGACACCGCCTACCGCAGGCTCGCCGACGGCCTGGCCTCGAATCCGTCAATCCGGATCGAACAGCGCGACGGCCGCGACCGCCTCGTGCTCACCGGCCTGGACAAGCTCGACGAACCGGCGTCTCTCGCGGCGCTGCGCGCCGATGTCGACGCTCGGATCCCGGTCGTCGACCTGCCCGAGGCGCTCCTCGAGGTACACCGCTGGACCGGCTGCCTGGACCACTTCACCCACGTCTCCGACGCCCCGTCGCGCCGCGACGACATGATCGTGTCGGTGGCGGCGGTGCTCGCAGCCCAGGCGATGAATGTCGGCCTGGCCGCTGTCGCCTCCGACACCGTGCCAGCACTCGCGCTCGACCGGCTGTTCTGGGTCGAGCAGAACTACATCCGCGCCGCCACCCTCACCGCGGCCAACGCCGCCCTCGTCGACTACCACATGGCTCTGCCGCTGGTCGCCGCCTGGGGCGGCGGCGAACTCGCCTCCGCCGACGGCCTGCGCTTCGTCGTCCCCGTGCGCACCCTCAACGCCGGGCCCAACCCGAAGTACTTCGGCCACGGCGCCCGCGGGGTCACCTACTACAACTTCACGTCCGACCAGTTCACCGGCTTCCACGGCATCGTGATCCCGGGAACCCCGAAGGACTGGTACTACCTGCTCGAAGGCCTCCTCGACCAGGAGACCTCACTGCGCCCGGTCGAGGTCACCTCCGACACCTCCGGCGCCTCCGAAATGGGCTTCGGGATCTTCCGGCTCCTCGGCTGGCAGTTCTCCCCACGCCTGGCCGACGCCGGTTCCGCCACCCTCCACCGCGTCGACCCGCACGCCCACTACGGCCCGGTCAACAACCTCATCCGCACCCGCATCAACACCAAGATCATCACAGACAACTGGGACGACCTGCTGCGCGTCGCAGGCTCCCTGCTCACCGGCGCCGTGCGCCCCGCCGAACTGTTCCGCTACCTCGCCGGCGGCGGCACTCCCACCCCGATCGGACGGGCGCTCATCGAGCTCGGCCGGCTCGACCGCTCCGCCTACCTCGCCGGCTACTACGACGACGAGCTCCTCCGGCGGAGGGTCAACACCCAGCTCAACCGGCAGGAGTCCCGCCACCAGCTCTGCCGCAAGATCTGCCACGGCCAGAAGGGCGAACTGCGCCAGCGCTACCGCGAAGGCCAGGAAGACCAGCTCGGCGCCCTCGGACTCCTGACCAACGTCTGCGTTCTGTGGAACACCGTCTACACCGCCCGCGCCCTCGACCAGATCCGCGACGAAGGCAAACCCACCGCGGTCGCCGACGTCGCCCGGCTCTCACCGCTCGGGTTCGATCACCTCAGAATGCTCGGCCGCTACAACTTCTCGCTGCCCGACGACATCCGCGCCGGCCGGCTCCGGCCCCTGCGGTCCCCGTCGCCCACCCAGTGA
- a CDS encoding helix-turn-helix transcriptional regulator translates to MISPYVRRYRLAQELRKRREAAGLNHLELARSIGVDRSKISRLENGRVSPDINDVMKLLEALGVEGAEWTSLLTIAQDAATRGWWESGARVMGERQALYADLEAGAVGIREYQPSSVPGLLQTAEYARARLLVTGVMPAGEATVEGVLEGRAGRQRMLRRPGAPSYELLIDEAAVRRPSAPLPVMREQLLHLAARAAEKNVTVRVLPIEAVVRDFQTLPGALSLYAYPDPGDPVVAAIESITTDVIVTDPVQVARYAERYDLLAEVALSPDDSVEFISQAATKLPDR, encoded by the coding sequence ATGATTAGCCCGTACGTGCGCCGGTACCGGCTCGCACAGGAGTTGAGAAAGCGCCGCGAGGCCGCCGGGCTGAACCACCTGGAGCTCGCGAGGAGCATCGGGGTCGACCGGTCGAAGATCTCCCGGCTGGAGAACGGCCGGGTCTCCCCGGACATCAACGACGTGATGAAGCTGCTCGAGGCGCTCGGCGTCGAGGGAGCGGAGTGGACCAGCCTCCTGACGATCGCCCAGGACGCGGCGACCAGGGGCTGGTGGGAGTCGGGCGCCCGGGTGATGGGCGAGCGGCAGGCCCTGTACGCGGACCTTGAGGCCGGGGCGGTGGGCATCCGCGAGTACCAGCCAAGTTCCGTGCCTGGCCTGCTGCAGACGGCCGAGTACGCCCGCGCACGGCTGCTGGTCACGGGAGTCATGCCCGCGGGTGAGGCCACCGTCGAGGGCGTGCTGGAGGGCCGGGCGGGCCGGCAGCGGATGCTGCGGCGCCCTGGTGCTCCGAGCTACGAGCTGCTGATCGACGAGGCCGCGGTCCGGCGGCCGTCCGCGCCGCTGCCGGTGATGCGCGAGCAGCTCCTGCACCTGGCTGCCCGGGCCGCCGAGAAGAACGTCACGGTGCGCGTGCTGCCGATCGAGGCGGTGGTGCGCGACTTCCAGACGCTGCCGGGAGCGCTGTCGCTCTACGCCTATCCCGACCCCGGCGACCCGGTGGTGGCGGCGATCGAGTCGATCACCACCGATGTCATCGTGACCGATCCGGTTCAGGTCGCCCGCTACGCCGAGCGGTACGACCTGCTGGCCGAGGTGGCGCTGTCCCCCGACGACAGCGTCGAGTTCATCAGCCAGGCCGCGACGAAGCTGCCTGACCGTTAG
- a CDS encoding radical SAM/SPASM domain-containing protein: MSGGDRRLQTSPYLTRVMPGEAFPVSYWSDTYGPTAPTGEPPGPGALFGIVGLDGRIVWQSDQAMLDLLRASAAGPAEASALAERFGAELVAVAVARSWLQEPGELCRGYHLISGEIEVTAHCNWGCQFCPVATDPKPRRTMPLGLFEEVAAKLAAVPTLRYVTFQFFNEPLLDRLFTDRLDVLARHNLQLALYTNASALTPDRIEALRRPGALRHLIVNLPSTDEAEFARLTGSRSFQRTTANLDAAIEAGFPVQVVVNGVGASLARNLDGVRARYEPAGVEVFASATCDRAGAVGGDYFQNIDIRGPLTGCGWPVHHANISVAGDLFLCCNDYYQRERFGNITAGSIHELMTSDAAVALRRQVFGVDDAPAGLPCRRCHNQRLDYGAREFRPIATFG, from the coding sequence GTGAGTGGTGGTGACCGTCGCCTGCAGACTTCGCCGTACCTGACGCGCGTGATGCCGGGCGAGGCGTTCCCGGTCAGCTACTGGAGCGACACCTACGGGCCCACCGCACCCACCGGGGAGCCACCGGGGCCCGGCGCGCTATTCGGGATCGTCGGCCTGGACGGCCGGATCGTGTGGCAGAGCGACCAGGCGATGTTGGACCTGCTGCGCGCCAGTGCCGCGGGCCCAGCCGAGGCCAGCGCGCTGGCGGAACGGTTCGGCGCCGAACTGGTCGCCGTGGCGGTGGCCCGAAGCTGGCTGCAGGAGCCAGGCGAGCTGTGCCGGGGCTATCACCTGATCTCCGGCGAGATCGAGGTGACCGCGCACTGCAACTGGGGGTGCCAGTTCTGTCCCGTGGCGACCGATCCGAAGCCGCGGCGGACGATGCCGCTGGGGCTGTTCGAGGAGGTCGCGGCCAAGCTGGCGGCCGTTCCGACGCTGCGGTACGTGACGTTCCAGTTCTTCAACGAGCCGCTGCTCGACCGGCTGTTCACCGACCGGCTCGACGTGCTGGCGCGGCACAACCTGCAACTCGCGCTCTACACGAACGCCTCCGCGCTCACTCCCGACCGGATCGAGGCCCTGCGCCGGCCCGGGGCGCTGCGGCACCTGATCGTGAACCTGCCCTCCACCGACGAGGCCGAGTTCGCGCGCCTTACCGGCTCGCGGAGCTTCCAGCGGACCACGGCCAACCTGGACGCCGCGATCGAGGCCGGGTTTCCGGTCCAGGTCGTCGTCAACGGCGTCGGGGCGAGCCTGGCCCGCAACCTGGACGGCGTCCGCGCCCGGTACGAGCCCGCCGGCGTGGAGGTGTTCGCGAGCGCGACGTGCGACCGGGCCGGCGCCGTGGGCGGCGACTACTTCCAGAACATCGACATCCGGGGGCCGCTGACTGGCTGCGGCTGGCCGGTCCACCACGCCAACATCAGCGTCGCCGGCGACCTGTTCCTGTGCTGCAACGACTACTACCAGCGGGAACGGTTCGGCAACATCACCGCCGGCAGCATCCACGAGCTCATGACCAGCGACGCCGCGGTCGCGCTGCGCCGCCAGGTGTTCGGCGTCGACGACGCGCCGGCGGGCCTGCCGTGCCGGCGCTGCCACAACCAGCGGCTCGACTACGGCGCCCGCGAGTTCCGCCCCATCGCCACCTTCGGCTGA